From Dasypus novemcinctus isolate mDasNov1 chromosome 19, mDasNov1.1.hap2, whole genome shotgun sequence, a single genomic window includes:
- the TMEM191C gene encoding LOW QUALITY PROTEIN: transmembrane protein 191C (The sequence of the model RefSeq protein was modified relative to this genomic sequence to represent the inferred CDS: deleted 2 bases in 1 codon), which yields MAETREVLLQLQKDNRDGRLRKQELEELLRGLEAESESLTARLRDLRERERSLQRRQSQAARALRGEAREAARERAERALELLRAAEQHKRDLELRNRQLQEQWEELSSQLFYYGGEQLTRRRTEQQLGAQLAALQKQLQLVETKHAMQAEGLRQSAQRTEAAWANFQEQSGVLQELQGKVMEAAAALDASRSGPEPWDSKPRPVQDSAGSLMEEVAKADRVSAGGAGGGTRPGIFWRAPRPAHSVRGSPPLLGSKRRTSRPFVGDPGFRPAQAGCPFHCPPPPHRRRVCSPAAAHLASGELGCGFSAGGGGGIGHGRGMGAGSGPSALDAVLGRPLPPSCRPALWVLGTLQTLLLLPLGFLALPLLYLALVNPSALRRGLPRLGSAAALRRLRYTLSPLLQLRPHGLLPS from the exons ATGGCCGAGACGCGGGAGGTTCTGCTGCAGTTGCAGAAGGACAACCGCGACGGGCGCCTGCGGAAGCAGGAGCTGGAGGAGCTGCTGCGCGGGCTGGAGGCCGAGAGCGAGAGCCTCACGGCGCGCCTGCGGGACCTGCGCGAGCGCGAGCGTAG CCTGCAGCGGCGGCAAAGCCAGGCGGCGCGGGCGCTGCGCGGAGAGGCGCGCGAGGCGGCGCGGGAGCGCGCGGAGCGGGCGCTGGAGCTGCTGCGGGCGGCGGAGCAGCACAAGCGGGATCTG GAGCTCCGCAACCGGCAGCTGCAGGAGCAGTGGGAGGAGCTGTCAAGTCAG CTCTTCTACTACGGAGGGGAACAGCTGACGCGGCGGCGCACGGAGCAGCAGCTCGGGGCCCAACTGGCAGCCCTGCAG AAACAGCTGCAGCTGGTGGAGACCAAACACGCGATGCAGGCGGAGGGCCTGCGGCAG AGCGCGCAGCGGACGGAGGCGGCCTGGGCCAACTTCCAGGAGCAGAGCGGAGTCCTGCAG GAGCTGCAGGGGAAGGTGATGGAGGCGGCGGCCGCGCTGGACGCCTCGCGGAGCGGCCCGGAACC GTGGGACTCCAAGCCTCGTCCGGTGCAGGACAGCGCGGGCTCGCTCATGGAGGAGGTGGCCAAGGCCGACCGCGTGAgcgcgggcggggcgggcggggggacCCGGCCCGGGATATTTTGGCGCGCCCCGCGCCCTGCCCATTCGGTACGAGGCTCGCCTCCTCTTTTGGGGTCCAAGCGTCGAACTTCCCGCCCTTTTGTGGGAGACCCCGGCTTCCGCCCCGCACAAGCTGGATGCCCTTTCcattgcccccctcccccccataggAGAAGGGTCTGTTCGCCCGCTGCCGCTCACCTGGCATCAGGTGAACTGGGGTGCGGGTTCTCAGCTGGCGGTGGAGGAGGGATCGGCCACGGGCGGGGCATGGGCGCGGGCTCGGGTCCCTCCGCCCTGGATGCGGTCCTcggccgccccctgcccccctcctgtCGCCCCGCA CTGTGGGTGCTAGGCACGCTGCAgacgctgctgctgctgccgctcGGCTTCCTGGCGCTGCCGCTGCTGTACCTGGCGCTGGTGAACCCCTCCGCGCTCCGCCGCGGCCTCCCGCGCCTCGGCTCGGCCGCCGCGCTCCGCCGCCTGCGCTACACGCTCTCCCCGCTGCTCCAGCTGCGCCCGCACGGGCTGCTGCCCAGCTAG